The genomic stretch AAACCTCTTACTAAAGACGTGAAGATGGATGTAATCGCGAAGCGTACAACTGGATTTACAGGTGCAGATCTTGAGAACCTGCTTAATGAAGCAGCCCTTCTTGCTGCTAGACGTAATCGTAAAGATATTTCCATGCGTGAGATGGATGAAGCGATTGACCGTGTAATTGTTGGTACCGAGAAGAAGAGCCGCGTAGTAAGCGACCGGGAAAAACGGATTGTTGCTTTCCATGAAGCTGGTCACACGATTGTAGGTTACTTCCTCGAGCATGCTGATATGGTTCACAAAGTGACGATCGTTCCTCGTGGTCGTGCAGGCGGATATGTAATTATGATGCCAAAAGAAGATCGTATGCTGGCAACGAAACAAGAATTGCTTGATAAAGTAACAGGGTTACTAGGTGGTCGTGTATCTGAGGAACTGTTTATCGGTGAGATCGGTACAGGAGCCTATAGTGACTTCCAACAAGCTACAAGTATCGTTCGCAGCATGGTGATGGAATATGGTATGAGTGAAAAACTTGGACCACTACAATTTGGTAATTCCCAAGGTCAAGTATTCTTGGGTCGTGACTTCGGACACGAGCCGAACTACAGTGATTCTATTGCATATGAGATCGATAAAGAAATGCACCGTATGGTTACAGAATGCTATGAGAAAGCAAAAGATTTGCTTACCAAGTATTCTAAAGAGGTTCACCTTATTGCGGAAACTCTGCTTGAAAGAGAAACTCTTGATCTTGAAGATATCAAGCAGTTGATCGAAAACGGAGTAATTACGGAAAAAGAAGAAGGAAATACGGGAGGATCTTCTGAAGGCGGAGAACCTATTATCGACAATGTCGGTGATGTTAAAGTTCGCATTCAAGGAAAAGAGAACAACGGCGGAACACCGGCGGAAGAAATTCCAAACCATGTTCCAAATCAGCCGGAGTCAGAATCTACACCTCCAACGGATCCAGACAATAACAAACCTACTTCATAAGGTTGCTATACACGAAAAACCGGAGAACAGCTGATGTTCTCCGGTTTTTTGCGTTATTACATTCGTTTAGCTCTAAATTGCGTCTATTTTGTGAATTGACAGGGCAGGGTGCGCCGTGTAAATTAGTTGTAAACAAAAGGAATTTTTGTATACGACTTTGTGAATCGATTAACAAGCGGGGGCATACACTGCAAAGTGAACGTAGTATTTGCTATTTCATAAAAGGAGAGGGTCAACAGTGGAGGTTCAGGCACTAGAACGTAAGGCCGAGATGAATCGTGAGTTGAAAGAGCGACTTAAAGTACTAAAGAAGGAACGAAATGCAATTATTCTTGCTCATTATTATCAACGAGATGAAATTCAGGAAGTAGCAGACTTCCGTGGAGACTCGTTCCTTCTAGCTCAGAAGGCCGCAGAGACCGATGCCGAAGTTATCGTTTTTTGTGGTGTCCACTTCATGGGAGAAAGCGCCAAAATTTTGGCTCCAAATAAAAAAGTGATTATTCCCGATGAACGTGCTGGCTGCCCCATGGCTGATATGGTCAACGTAGAAGGACTTCGCAAATTAAAAGAGCAGCATCCAAATGCGAAGGTCGTTACATACATTAACTCCTCTGCCGAGATTAAAGCGGAGACCGATATATGCTGTACTTCTGCTAACGCAGTGAAGGTGATTCAATCGCTTGATGCGGAAGAGATTATATGGGTTCCTGATAAGAATCTCGGACATTATGTTCAGCAGCATACCGATAAGAAGATGATTATATGGGAAGGGTACTGCAATACACATGACATGCTGACAATCAAAGATGTCGTTGAAATGCGTGCTAAATATCCCGATGCAGAATTCGTGGTTCATCCGGAATGCCGCCCAGAAGTGGTTGAGATGGGTGATTTTGTAGGAAGCACGACAGCAATTCTCGAGTACTGTAAAAAATCCGACCGCAAACAATTCATTGTCGGTACGGAAGACGGTACAGGATATCAACTTCGAGTAGACAGTCCGGACAAAACCTTCCACTTTGCGACCAAATTCCTTGTTTGCCCAAATATGAAAGTAAATAACCTTAAGAAACTGGTAAAAGCACTGGAGACAATGAAGCCAGAAATTTATGTACCTCCTGCTGTTGCTGATCGTGCACGTTTATCCTTAGAGCGCATGTTACAAGTAAAATAGGTTGAAGGGGGAGCTTTCAAATGAAGGTACACCCCCTTTTCTATGTATGCATGATTAACGAGAACAACATTATAGGAGACAGGTGAGGATGCCAGGTGATACCTTCTTACTTAATTGATTTGGATATAGCGACTTTACCTCAAGTAGAGACAGAACTTCTTGTTATCGGTACAGGTATAGCAGGATTATTTACAGCAATCGAGGCAAGCAGGGATCGGCAGGTTCTTATGATTACGAAAAGAACGTTGCTGGAGAGTAATACGAGATATGCGCAAGGTGGAATTGCAGCAGTCACTGCAGAGGATGATTCACCTGCCTACCATATGCAGGATACGCTTACTGCGGGTGCGGGTCTGTGCCGAGAAGAGGCTGTGAAAGTGCTTGTTAGCGAGGGGCCGGAAAGAGTCAGAGAATTAATCAGTCTTGGGACTGCTTTTGATATAGAGAATGGGGAACTGGCATTAACACAGGAAGGAGCACACAGTCATCGCCGGATTCTACATGCGAATGGAGATGCGACGGGGTACGAGATTGTAAGAGCATTAGCCAAGCAAGTTGCTTCTCATGCATCGATTAAAGTATGGGATGAACATTTTGTTATTGATCTTGTAACGCAGTCCGGTGAGTGCAGGGGGGCTATTGTACAGGAAGCTGATGGCAGACGGATCTATGTAAAAGCAGATGCGGTTGTACTCTGTTCTGGGGGAGCAGGCCAATTATATCGATATACTACAAACCCGGAAGTGGCTACTGCAGATGGTATAGCGATGGCTTACCGGGCAGGGGCCGAAATACGAGACATGGAATTCATTCAATTTCATCCGACATCTCTTTGTTATCCAGGGGCTCCTCGCTTTCTAATATCTGAGGCTGTACGCGGTGAAGGAGCAGTGCTTCGTAATATTCGCGGTGAACGTTTTATGCATAAATACCATCCACAGCTCGAGCTCGCTCCGCGTGATATCGTGGCAAGAGCCATTGTTAGTGAGATGGAGCTTACAAAGGCAACCCAAGTATATCTTGATATCACCCATGAGACCCTTGACCGGATTAAGCTTCGCTTCCCGACAATCTATGAGACCTGTATGAACTATGGGCTGGATTTGGCTTCGGACTGGATTCCTGTAGCACCTGCTGCTCACTATATGATGGGCGGAGTGAAAACAGATTTACATGGAGAAAGCAGTATTCAGCGGCTTTTTGCCTGTGGAGAGGTTTCATCTACCGGAGTCCATGGAGCAAATCGGCTGGCCAGCAATTCTTTATCAGAGGCCATCGTTTTTGGGAAAAGAATTGTAAATCGCATACGCGAACTCACTCCTCTAAAGGAATCTGTTTCTGTTCCTTTCGTTCCTTCTCTGAACAGAAAGGAAGTTTTCGTCGAAGTGAGTTCAATTCATGCTAGAAGACTTGCCCTGCAGAAAACAATGGTACGAGGAGTAGGACTTCGGCGCTCAGAGCAAGGTTTATTACAGGCCAAGTCACTGCTCGAGAAAGAGCTGGCTATATTTAATACCAGCCTTACTACCCAAGAAGAATATGAGTTTGCCAATCTACTTACGTGCGCCATACTTGTTACCGAGGGGGCACTTCACCGCAAAGAGAGCCGAGGAGCTCATTATCGGGAGGATTATCCTGATTGTGACGATCTTTTGTGGCAGAAGCATACGGTGCAACAGCGTGAACGTAAAATTGCGGAGGAAGTTAGTCATGCTACTTAATGGATATAATGAAGTATTAACCCAATCAATTAAAAGTTGGCTCAGGGAAGATGTTGGCTCAGGGGATGTCACAACCTTGGCTACCATTCCTGAGGGACATCAGTCCAAGGCTGTAATTCATGCAAAAGAAGCCGGGATTATTGCAGGACTCTCTATTGCAGAACTTGTTTTTCATATCGTTGACCCTTCACTTGAATTTCATGCAGAATTGAAGGATGGAGATAAAGCAAAAAAGGGGACAATACTTTGTGTGGTAGAGGGAAGTACGCACAGTCTGCTAACAGGCGAGAGGTTGGCTTTAAATTTATTGCAGCGGCTTTCAGGTATTGCGACCAAAACTCGCACTTATGTAGATGCTATAGCAGATCTACCGGTGCGGTTAGTGGATACACGAAAGACAACACCAGGCCACAGGCAGCTTGAAAAATATGCAGTACGGGTCGGTGGAGGTTATAATCACCGGTTTGGACTGTATGATGCAGTTATGATTAAAGATAATCACATCAAGGGTTCTGGAGGGATAACACAAGCTATTGAAAGAGCCAGAGCAAGGATCCCGCACACCATGACAATTGAAGTGGAGACAGAGAACCTAAACCAAGTAAATGAGGCTATTGAAGCGGGAGCAGATATTATTATGCTTGATAATATGAATGAAGAGATGATGCGTGAGGCAGTTAGGCATATCCGTGAGGCAGCCCCGCATGTTAAAATAGAAGCTTCAGGCAACGTTTCTCTTGCCACCATTCGTGGTATAGCTGAGACGGGAGTAGATATTATCTCCGTAGGAAGACTGACTTACTCCTTTGAAAGCCTAGATATCAGTCTTGATTTAAACGAAAAGAAAGGAGGATAATCCTCTTTGATCCTTGTAGTAGATGTAGGTAACAGTAATATTGTGCTTGGTATATACAAGCATCGTGAACTTCTCCATCATTTTCGTATCAGCACTTCGAGACAGTCAACGGTAGATGAGTATGGTATTCTCATTCATAGCTTTTTTCAGATGTCGGGTATATCAACTTCAGAAATTGAAGGAATCATTATCTCTTCTGTTGTACCGCCGCTGATGAATGTGCTGGAGGAAATGTGTATTAAATATGTTGGCAAGAAACCACTTATCGTCGGTCCTGGTATTAAAACAGGGTTGAATCTTCGTTATGAGAATCCTCGTGAGGTAGGTGCGGACCGGATCGTGAACGCAGTAGCGGCAATTGATCAATTTAACTGCCCTCTAGTCGTCGTCGATTTTGGTACGGCAACGACCTTTGATTGTATAGATGGAGAAGGTAATTACCTGGGCGGAGCTATTGTGCCGGGTATCGGGATTTCTACTGAGGCATTATATCAACGTGCTTCTAAATTGCCGCGTATCGAACTCGAGAAACCGAAGAAAGTAATCGGACGAAATACCATCCATGCCATGCAAGCAGGCATCATTTTCGGTTATGCAGGACAGGTTGATGGAATCGTGGAACGAATTAAGGAAGAGATGAAAGCTACACCAAAAGTGATTGCCACGGGCGGTTTGGCAGAACTTATCGCAAGTGAGACAAGAACCATCGAAGTGGTAAGTCCTATGTTGACACTTGAAGGTCTGCGGATTATATACGAACGAAATAAAGGGTAACCTTACTAAATAAAAGATAATGGAAAAAGGGATAGGCAGTCACCTTTCTTCCGTTATCTTTTTCGATTACAATAAAGAAAGTGCTGACTTAGACGAAATATGAATTTGCACAATCTTCATAAGGGAGCAGCCTGGCTTGCCTTGTGAAATTATAAATAGGACGAAACAGAAGGAGCATAACAGAATGGAAAAGATGAATGACCGATTGGTGCGTGGTACAGCTTTAGGTGGACGTGTTCGTGCGTTTTCGATCCGTACAACGAATTTGGTAGAAGAATTGAGAAGAAGACACGATACATTCCCTACAGCAACAGCTGCGATGGGGCGGACCGTTACGGCTACTGCCATCATGGGCGCTATGCTGAAAGGGGAAGAGAAACTGACCATTCAAGTAAACGGGAATGGGCCTATTGGTCAAATCGTAGCAGATGCAAATGCCAAAGGTGAAGTAAGAGGATACGTTAAGAATCCACATGTCCACTTACCAAGTAATAGTAAAGGTAAACTTGATGTAGCTGGAGCTGTAGGTACTTCCGGATTCATTCATATTACGAAGGATCTTGGACTCAAAGAACCTTACCGTGGAAGTACTCCTATTATTTCAGGTGAACTAGGCGAAGACTTTACGTATTATTTTGCTAAATCAGAACAAACACCTTCTGCAGTAGGTCTTGGTGTCTTAGTTGATACCGATAACTCTGTTATTGTATCGGGAGGATTTATTATTCAGCTCTTGCCTGGACTCAGTGATGAGGAAATTTCGGCAATTGAGGATGCAATCAGTAACATGCCGCCAGTAACCACCCTCTTGGACCAAGGGCTTGATGTGGAAGAAATGCTCCGCAAGATTTTACCGGATGTTGTAATCCATGACAGCATGGATATCGTCTTCCAGTGTCAATGTAGCCGTAAACGTGTAGAGCAAACACTGATCTCGCTTGGAGAATCCGAGCTTACTGATTTAATTGAAGAAGAAGGCCGAGCTGAAGTTGTGTGTCAGTTCTGTAATGAAGCATATGAATTTACGAAAAGTGACCTGGAAACCATTCTTGAGCAAGCGAGAAGCTAAAACCGTTATGGGGTAGATGAGATGGGATGACGAAACAAGAAAAAGGACTTTGGGTGACTGTCGTTGTGCTGAGCGTAGGTGTTATTTTTATGGGGACGTTTATCTTTCGTGGAATGAACGATTCGAGTACAAATACAGACCTTAGTGCTTCAGATTGGAAAGAGCCGGTTGCAAGTATTGCTGGGCAAATGATTTCGGAGAAGCAATGGGTGGATGCACTTAAGACACGTTATGGTAACAAAGTTTTAATGGAAATGCTTAATCGTCAGGCCGTTCTCGCAGAAGCTAAATTACAAGGGCTGACTGTAACTGAATCTCAAGTTGACAAAGAACTGCAATCTTCGATGGAGGGCTATTCCTCAGAACAAGCTTTTTATGATGAGATGTGGAATCAGTTTGGAATGAGCTTAGAGGAACTAAGGGCAGAGGCAACCTATCAAGTTTTGCTTGAAGAAATTGCAACAAGAGACATTGCAGTCAGTGAAGCAGCAGTACAAGAGTATTATGAGGAACATGAAGCAGATTATAAACCCATCCGTCTGTTTGATATTTCTATGATTCAAGTGGATGATCTTGATTCAGCGAATCACGTCCTTGAACGGATCGAAGCGGGTGAAGCTTTCGGAGAAGTGGCAGAGAGTGAGTCGACGGATGAATACAGCCGTGAATCCAAAGGGAGACTTGGCCTTATTGAAGAGAATGACCCTTTTCAACCGGAGGAAATGATGAGGCTTGCGGAAGAGATCCAAATTGGTGATGTCGCCGGTCCTGTTCAAGTGGATGAACACTATATTATTGTTCGTTTAAATGATATCGAAGAGAAACAAGGGATGACATTTGAAGAGGCAATGGAAGATATCCGAATGATGCTTGCTTTAAATGATTCCATTCCGTTGTCAGAATTAGAAGAGCAGCTTCGCAGTAAATATGGAGCTGATATAAGAGTAAAGCTGGAGAGACCTGCTTCCTAAGGGAAGGGGCCTCTTTTTCTGCGCTATTTTTTTCTAACATTATTGACATTATGAAGCAAGGTTGATAATATTAAATTTATAAAAACCCACCTATTTAGTCGGAAATATAGTTGTGGGCAAAAGAATGGAAAGAGTCTGGACAGTGCAGTAAAGTAAGCAGATCGTCCTGCCTGAGAGCATGGTCCAGCTCATATAATACAACTAGAATACACATTGGCATATGAAATAGAAGAAGCAATCATTCGTTCAACTTCATTTAATCCAAGGAGGGCAATTATCATGGCTAAGGTTGTCAATAATGTTACGGAACTGATCG from Paenibacillus polygoni encodes the following:
- the nadA gene encoding quinolinate synthase NadA, coding for MEVQALERKAEMNRELKERLKVLKKERNAIILAHYYQRDEIQEVADFRGDSFLLAQKAAETDAEVIVFCGVHFMGESAKILAPNKKVIIPDERAGCPMADMVNVEGLRKLKEQHPNAKVVTYINSSAEIKAETDICCTSANAVKVIQSLDAEEIIWVPDKNLGHYVQQHTDKKMIIWEGYCNTHDMLTIKDVVEMRAKYPDAEFVVHPECRPEVVEMGDFVGSTTAILEYCKKSDRKQFIVGTEDGTGYQLRVDSPDKTFHFATKFLVCPNMKVNNLKKLVKALETMKPEIYVPPAVADRARLSLERMLQVK
- the nadB gene encoding L-aspartate oxidase, coding for MIPSYLIDLDIATLPQVETELLVIGTGIAGLFTAIEASRDRQVLMITKRTLLESNTRYAQGGIAAVTAEDDSPAYHMQDTLTAGAGLCREEAVKVLVSEGPERVRELISLGTAFDIENGELALTQEGAHSHRRILHANGDATGYEIVRALAKQVASHASIKVWDEHFVIDLVTQSGECRGAIVQEADGRRIYVKADAVVLCSGGAGQLYRYTTNPEVATADGIAMAYRAGAEIRDMEFIQFHPTSLCYPGAPRFLISEAVRGEGAVLRNIRGERFMHKYHPQLELAPRDIVARAIVSEMELTKATQVYLDITHETLDRIKLRFPTIYETCMNYGLDLASDWIPVAPAAHYMMGGVKTDLHGESSIQRLFACGEVSSTGVHGANRLASNSLSEAIVFGKRIVNRIRELTPLKESVSVPFVPSLNRKEVFVEVSSIHARRLALQKTMVRGVGLRRSEQGLLQAKSLLEKELAIFNTSLTTQEEYEFANLLTCAILVTEGALHRKESRGAHYREDYPDCDDLLWQKHTVQQRERKIAEEVSHAT
- the nadC gene encoding carboxylating nicotinate-nucleotide diphosphorylase, whose product is MLLNGYNEVLTQSIKSWLREDVGSGDVTTLATIPEGHQSKAVIHAKEAGIIAGLSIAELVFHIVDPSLEFHAELKDGDKAKKGTILCVVEGSTHSLLTGERLALNLLQRLSGIATKTRTYVDAIADLPVRLVDTRKTTPGHRQLEKYAVRVGGGYNHRFGLYDAVMIKDNHIKGSGGITQAIERARARIPHTMTIEVETENLNQVNEAIEAGADIIMLDNMNEEMMREAVRHIREAAPHVKIEASGNVSLATIRGIAETGVDIISVGRLTYSFESLDISLDLNEKKGG
- a CDS encoding type III pantothenate kinase translates to MILVVDVGNSNIVLGIYKHRELLHHFRISTSRQSTVDEYGILIHSFFQMSGISTSEIEGIIISSVVPPLMNVLEEMCIKYVGKKPLIVGPGIKTGLNLRYENPREVGADRIVNAVAAIDQFNCPLVVVDFGTATTFDCIDGEGNYLGGAIVPGIGISTEALYQRASKLPRIELEKPKKVIGRNTIHAMQAGIIFGYAGQVDGIVERIKEEMKATPKVIATGGLAELIASETRTIEVVSPMLTLEGLRIIYERNKG
- the hslO gene encoding Hsp33 family molecular chaperone HslO, whose amino-acid sequence is MEKMNDRLVRGTALGGRVRAFSIRTTNLVEELRRRHDTFPTATAAMGRTVTATAIMGAMLKGEEKLTIQVNGNGPIGQIVADANAKGEVRGYVKNPHVHLPSNSKGKLDVAGAVGTSGFIHITKDLGLKEPYRGSTPIISGELGEDFTYYFAKSEQTPSAVGLGVLVDTDNSVIVSGGFIIQLLPGLSDEEISAIEDAISNMPPVTTLLDQGLDVEEMLRKILPDVVIHDSMDIVFQCQCSRKRVEQTLISLGESELTDLIEEEGRAEVVCQFCNEAYEFTKSDLETILEQARS
- a CDS encoding peptidyl-prolyl cis-trans isomerase encodes the protein MTKQEKGLWVTVVVLSVGVIFMGTFIFRGMNDSSTNTDLSASDWKEPVASIAGQMISEKQWVDALKTRYGNKVLMEMLNRQAVLAEAKLQGLTVTESQVDKELQSSMEGYSSEQAFYDEMWNQFGMSLEELRAEATYQVLLEEIATRDIAVSEAAVQEYYEEHEADYKPIRLFDISMIQVDDLDSANHVLERIEAGEAFGEVAESESTDEYSRESKGRLGLIEENDPFQPEEMMRLAEEIQIGDVAGPVQVDEHYIIVRLNDIEEKQGMTFEEAMEDIRMMLALNDSIPLSELEEQLRSKYGADIRVKLERPAS